The genomic region AGGAAGTGTCCATAGTTGCTAAAGGTGCAGCTACCACTTTGGTTGAAAATGCATTCCTGAttttttaatagtaataatgaAGAAATACACGTTCACACAATGTGAAAAATGttcacatgaattaaaaaacaattacttCCAATTTCAAGAGTACGAGTAAAAAAGGCCTACataagagacaaaaaaaaaaaaaaaaaaaaaaaaaaaaaacatcatcttGGTAGGAAAAAAAAGCTTAGAATATAGCAGTAGCCAATTACTAGTACTACCAAGAGAATCAAGCTTTGTAAGTGTCAAATGACAAtaaaatgtcatctttgcatgaCAGAAGtagtaaaaactttttttaaaaacgattaaaaatgataaatacaacaaaaatgttgttaaataaattatatgctGATGAAGTACACTGCATCTTTAAACCAGTGCATTCAAGAAAAAGTTCAAATGCATTGATTCACAACAAATGAACAACTTCATTCATCATTATTGTCCATGTGTGATCACAcaacaaccaacaaacaaacaaacaagacaaaataaacAACTTTCTGCTTAATAGAATATAACTGCAATCTAGCAGgtaattaatgttttaactgTTTAACACTAAAATActgtccagcagaaaaataaatcaaagtaGTGCGAAACTCAATTAAGAGCTCACACTATTCATTAGAAAAATATTTCAGCAGTCTTGAACATCAGCTGTTTGATGCTGTTGTTAATGAGTATTATTCGATTGAATAAGGGAGAAGTAATCATTCTGAGCTTAGACATCtaaaaaagaagagaaagatTGGACTATGGACTAATAGATCAATTTTGTGATTCTATTTTAACATCTTTGTcgacagaaaatgaaacactttTCTGAAACGCTAGAAGTTTAAACTGCTTATTGTGTAACTTCAGATTCAATACTGCCCAGCAATATCATAACGTAGAAATTAAccttgcatattaatgtgctTTTCtttgggttaaaaaaaatcaagtgcTTCCAGATATAACAATTaaatatactttgttctcaGTTCTGAAACCTCGTTTAGGTTTTGTCGAATACACTGTATTTGTACCCATACAAATAAATACTAACTCTAAAACaaaatgtatgtgtatgtaatTCTTCTTTGGTGTGATCACATTTTGGGCTCAATGTTATGTTACTACTTCCCTGGGATAAAATGCTGAACAAAACATAAGATTTTCCAGTCCTGATTTCATGACTTTCATGACGATTTAGCACACGCAGAGCAGCAATATCTAAAGTCCTGTCCTCTGAAGCTGTCTACCCTCCTAACATGACCAGATGCACTTTGTAAACTAAACTTGGGTTTAAACCCAATAAAGAGGTGGGTGGGCATGAGGTGATCTATGCATGTAGCTTTCACAGACTGTTTTCCTTTAACGTGTTTTACTCATTTTGGCCTGCGAATATTTAAAGAACGGGGAAGACAAAAGAGATTGATCGTCGTTATTTACGACAACTGATCAGGACAGGAAGTGACTCAGTGAATGTTTCGATGTGTTAGGATGTTACAAGAAAGCAGAAATACATCTCTAAGGAAgatataaaaacatcaaaaacacaaaacaatttctaaaaaaagtgatacgtttttaaaaaaaaacgacaaagttatgctttgtttttttgaacGCACTCAATGCTAAGATAAAATTTGATGTTGGTTTTTCTgttcaaaacattttaacagAAATTTCTTGTTTTTGAGTTCTCAAGATTGAATCTGCACGTTTTGTTATGCACCTATGCTGAAAttatctttctctctttttaatGGTGTAACAAAAATAAGTTTGTTGCTTTCTGTACTTGTAGGCCTATGGCACTAAGTTGAAGTTTGGTATTTTCATTGTTTCACTGGTATTTGACCAATTCCTCTTAACATTCAGTGAAAGATGTACGAAAGGCACCCATTTGGCATAAAGTTACGGCAGGTATTTTGCTAAACATTCACCTGCAATTACTCTAGTTTTAATGTAAACTCCTTTCTAAAAGGCTCTGTTCCTCCCGTTTCAAACCAAAAGTCCTCCAGTTCgtctttttacattttgattacaATTGTGCATGTTTAAAACACTTTTGGGGAATTACTTTTTTCTCTCCAGGTAGTTAGACGGTACCCAGCCTTTACGTCCCTGTAAGCCATCGAGAACCTGGCAGTACCACCATCCATTTGGATTCTTCTCCAAAACTTCAAGACTAGTGCCCTCTGAGAAACCCATGGTCTCTTCATCGCCTCGGTAATCAGCAATAGATACGTAAACCTCTCGAAGGTTGTTGTGAATGAGGTGTGTCTTCTCGATGGGCTTGGGTCTTACTGTAGAGATTGGAATTCCATTTCTCTGGGCAATCAAGGGGCTTGAACTTCCGACGGGTGCTGTAATGGTGGTCCCGGCCCTCACCCGCACATCGGTCGCTGGCTGCGGTCGGACGGCAGTAAAGGAGGAGTTTCGCCTTACGCCTGTGGACCTCAAGTGGTCACCAGCACCCAGTGATTCGTTTCTCCTCAAAGACCCTGTATGGATGTTGGTGTCCTTCAGAGGCTGTGGGGGAGACACAAACACTGACTGCGGTCGCACTGCTGCCTGACGGACACCGTTCCGCATCCGTACGCCTGAACCGTTCAGCATTGCATTTGGTTTGCTAAATCCCCCTGGTGGTTTGGATGGGATTGGTGGGCTAGGGTTGCTCATACTCCTCAAGTTCTGCTGGTTGAGGTTGTTAAGGGCCTGAACACGCTGCTCGTTCTTCTCGAGGCTGTTGGACTTGTTGGTGCTACTGAGATCAACAAGAGGGCCATCACGGGATTCTTGAACACTGACGTCATGGGTATGCTTGACTGGCTCCAAGTAGAAAGTAGGTGCCCAACCCTCATCATTGCCCCAACGGACATACCACCATCCACTTTCCTGCTTCTCCAGCACCTCAACCTCCACACCAGCTGGGAAGCTGACCTCTGACTCTTGGGCTCGTTCATAGGCATCTGTGGTCCTGTAGAGCACACTTTCATGGTCGGATTCCCCACCTCGGCTACCTTTGGAATAGATGCTGGAGAGATCGGAGGTACTTCTTGAGGAGTTGGAATCTTCAGAGGACACAACTGAAGCAGTCTCAGAATCTTCACCACGTACTGCACGGACCGCTCCTTGCCGAAGACTTCCGGTGGGCCGAAGCTGGCGACGTAGGCTACTGATGTCCATTCTTTCTGGGCTTTGTGGCTCTGACTTTGTAAGCAGAGGTTTGGGTCGAACCACTGGTTTGGGCCTGGCTAAAGGACTCTGGCCAATTCGGATCTCCACGTCTTTACGCATAACAGGCTCTCTTTTGGGATTGCGTCCTGATTCGTCTGACGATGACTTGGGGCTGTGTCTCTCAGCACGACCAAGAGAATGGCTCCGGCTTAGATCTGGTGTTACTTTCCGGTGGGGCTTCCCTCCTCCAGAAGAGGACCCGAAAGGTTTGCGACCCAACGTGAGACTCCTTGGGGTATCTGAATCGCAACCACTGGCAAAGTCATCAGAGGAAAACCTAAACCCTTCATTTTCATAAATCACTTCCTCCCTATTGACATCCTCCAATGAGTTTCTTTTCCTCAAGGGAGAGGTCATCACTTTTAGTAAAGGCGACGCTTTACCAGCCTGTGCTATCCTTTCGGCAGCTGCTGGATTGCTTTTAATTACAAACTTACGGGGCTCTGGTTTTGGGGAattatttgatttttgttttggaGGATTACTGTCCAGCTCGGAGTCAAAACCAATGGCAGGAACGTCATATTCCGGCTCCTCATAGACACGCTGAGTGGGGGATTCTGAGGCTTTGGAGGCGGAACCACACAGAGAAGGTGATTCCTCAGAATCCTGTTTTTTGACTGGTGGAGCAGGGGGTGGAACTTTGGGGCGGGTAAGTGTACTGGTTCGCCGGCTCAGGTTGGGCTTCTTGCGTTTATCAATGTAGGAGCAGGGTGCCCAGCCTTCCATATCCCCGATCTGGACATACCACCAACCACCAGAGTTCTTCTCTATGACCTAAAGAACACATATTACATGTTTACATAATACAGTGGCACATATTTATTATACAGTGTGATCCAAACTTGTTTATATTAAGATTTAAACTAATAAATCCCATTGTTAAAcgttctctaagcgatcctgggtggatgtaacttcctgttgatgttcgaagtgttgtcaaacaaatcagaggctagctagaccctccctcctcctcctcctccccctcccctccgtgcttcctgaaacagtcatgaacgcgcatttaaaatcattcttgtcggttattggctggagcaggtttattatgtttcgtggtccaggctgcaccagtttgtttttattgccgttttcggagctcatggcgactacagagaccgcgtttttttacagtgtgttcaggggacaggcagctatcggatagtgaggagatgtttgctgtatgtgacaaaaaaatgtttggcctaaaaacgcgtgacatcacttagagcacctttaatgtggcATAAGTCTTTTGAAccccactgtatatatttatgatttaataaactttattattttcattagtCAAAagatatttcatttttgaaaaataaaatatatcagaTATATTAGAATATATCAGCCTTACATCAGCCTTTTGTCCTCCACGGAAGCTGATGCCATCTGAGATACTGGATTGAAACTCTGCTATGGTGTAGTACTCCGCTTCCACAGTAGGGGCCTCTGGAGGTTTGGGCAACTGGAATGCCTTAAGTTTTGGAGAAAAAGACGTTACTgtctaataaataaatgctgctctctatgaatttaatttgataataattCATTTTGGTCCACTTAACTTACCAGATTTGCATCTCTTCGAGGAGGTGGTTTCTGTCTGAGGTTTGGAGATCCTGCCAGTTGAAAATAAAACCATTATCATAGTTTAATCAAGTTTAGTACTTTAATTTAAGAGATTTCCCAGTTTGTCTATCACCAAcaaatatttagcatttttaacaaaaaagtcAAATTGGAGCCAGACTGGATTACAGTGCCATCACTAACCCTCATTATGAGAGAGAAGTTCAGAGATGTGTTTCAACACACTCAAGCATGCATTCACAACAAGCatgttttaagaaaaaaaatatcaaggAAATCTTGTAGTGTGAGAAATGTGATGGCCTGGATATGACTGATTAAGCAGTGAGAGCAATGATAAGAAATAGCCAATGAGAAAATAGAGAAgcttaaaaataacattactttTTTAACCATTGCCTCACTTTAAATGTCACGTTTCATCCTTTTTGCTTTTAGATTTATTAGTAAAATGCATACAACGTAAACTGCTGTCAAATCAGGCAACATTTTGGCAGTTATCTGAATAGAATCAGTTACTTTGCAAGTTTTAACCAAGACCTGGAAATTTTGGGATCATATGCTGTCTGTTAAGGACTCGTTAAGGTGAAATAATAGTGTGTGCATCTCAGCATCCACAACAAAACAGATTTACGAGAATGAATGTCATGTAATGTGAGCAGTACAGCACTATGGGATTTTTTCAGTTGTATAGTGTGCATTTGGCATTAGACAAATAAGTAGGCACAAGACCAAACAAAAAGCAAACAGCTGTTGACAGGCTGAATGTTGAGCAACAGAGACAGTGAATGTGTCACTATCAAGGTACACAACACTCGGACAAAATGTTAGAAAACATCTGTTTACCACAAAGAAATGTTACCTATGGCATCAAATCCTATGTGCAAAAATAACAGGaacataaacatatttattatatCAAATATGGCtatataattatacaattacatagaatatattgaatataaaatatatagctaTATagatttttaagaaaaatattataattacttCAGCAAGATGTACTTGTTTTGgattaaagtaaataaattcCATAATATATCTAACTtttctattctgttctgttctgaacATGTGAATTATGTAAATACATGCCATAACCGAACTGTTTACTCACCTATCTCAACTCTGTGTGGTGCCACCCGGGCTATGGCAGGTGACCCCGGCTCTGCCCTGCTCTTGTTCTCCTGTAGGGCGGCGCTAGATCCAGAGTTCATTCCCAAACCAGTGACCACTGTGGGTGCCACTCCAGCCTCTGGGGCATACGGGATAGGTAAACTGATTTCACTTTTAGAAATGTGGCGCTCAGGGGTGGTGGCCTCTccgtcagtttgaatgtccttCTCGCTTACAGCCTTCTTGTTGAGGAGGTTACTGATCTCCATTATGTTTCCGATGATCTCCACGGGGCCAGTCAGAGTCTTCTTCCTTGGGGAAAGGTCATCTTTCAGTTTCTTCAGGTATGAGGCTGGGGCCCAGCCCTCCTTACCCTGATACCTGCAACACATTAGTAGCAGTATTGCACATCTTTCAaaaactgtttgcattttacaCATGCAAattaaatgattcattttatAACTCCATGCATTCACCATTCTCCTACTGACCACTAGAGGTCagcataatgttttaagtaagatGAGGTCCTAGCACTTTATGAACGCATATCATTCCTGATGTAAAACTGCTGTAATTCTATGTATCCTTAATATGcagaagaatatatatatatatatatatatatatatatatatacacacacacagtaattaTATGACATTATATGTACATGTACAGCCCCAATCCCAAAAGGGTTGAGAGAATGACAAAATAGATGCAAGGATAGTAGGACTCATTTTTCGTTCAAGCACAGCAAAAGTTGAAGCTTTCTGTAAAAGGTTTTACAGAAATTCATGatgttaatatttataatattttaatatcttcATGCCTTTAGCAGATTGGGTGGTAATATAGTTTATATTTCGCAACAATACAAGCAATTGAGATATAACATAGGTCAATAGTATATACTGCCTACGTGAGCGTACTGTATGATAAAGTTAGATATACTTTCATATCTAACTTTATTTATAGAGCTGTGGggtatatatatttacattaagtGACAAAATCGGGCAGTTGAGATTTGCTGTATAGTATATATTGCTGTACATGTGTGTAATGTGTATGCAGGGAAAATAGGATGCacaacttttaatatatataatcaagAGGCTGAGATTTGCTATATAGAGTATTACATACCaattaatacagtaataacatAGTAAACTAGTAGTGCAGATGTTTCTGAAGACCTTTTATGTATTCAGTAATATCGTATTGCAATGAAGAAATGAAATATCATCAGAAAATACtcccaaataataaaaaagcaaatATTTCCATAATATAGCACCTTAAAGTCTGAGGACTAGATTGATTACCTGATGTACCACCATCCCTCCAGGTTCTTCTGGATGACCTCCACGGTTACTCCTTTCTCGAACCCAATCTCATCCTTTCCCTGGCTGGAATACGGCTGGACAGTGACATATTTCTCctctaaaaaaaaagacagataagggaaaaagaatgaaaaaaggatttctttgttatttgttgtccTGTACTTGGGCCTTTGCCTTTTCTGCGGTGTGAAAAGAGGGTTGACAAATGGATTCAACTGCTAACTTATAAACTTACAAATTTTAGGACTTTCTGTGGGAAAACAGAAGCAAAACCACAAAGTTTGCAGTAAGACCGATCCAAAACTCACCCTTCACCACAGGCACAATAACACAATCATCTCTCAATCCGTCAATAATAACATTAACGAAACTCCAGGAGACAATGAGCCTGCTGTAACCAGAGCAATACAACCCTAAGACACAATAATTATGGTGAGCCTCTTCACTCCGGCTCTAGTCTTATTCCATATGAAATACCTAGTAGGGTCAATCATATACAAACATGTCCAGGCCATGCCAAgcctacagaaaaaaaaaaaaaaaaaaaaaaaaaaaaaaatatatatatatatatatatatatatatatattgtaagcCTTTTAGGACCATTAAGAGTTTCTGCACTGTGACATAATGACACAAGTTCCCcaaaaatagaatagaacatTTATCagcatatattaaaaatagaacaacacataaaaaaaaacattttaaataatatattattttccaCATTACAGTAAAGAATCGGGGAagaatatgtgcttaataaaaaaaataatcatacaatgcaaaactaaaatatgtaaaggTCCCAAAACTAGGCATCATTTTCTTCAAGCAAGATAGAagacttatttttttctttttatcttGTGCTAAAATATGTCCTGGATATGTTCatgttttgtgagattcacccagTAAGACAAATAACTGATCACAGCCAGTTTTATTCCCACCATTTTGCATCAAAAGCTCCTGACATCTTATAAAGCATTTATCTTCCctaaaaacacacataaaacatAATTCGCTAGTGTTTACATATTACACAACTATGTTTAACATCTACATATCAAACTCTGATGTCGATCCCTTTGCGACGGAGCTTACAGTCTGCTCAGAGCAATGCTATAAATTTCGATTTAGTGAAACAGAAATAGAGCTGATAAAAGACTAATAGTGGGGGAAgtgctgaaaaagaaaaacaacaaaaagagaGATGAATATCCTATATGTAGTTTTTCTAAGCAGTGAATAACACAGTCTGCCAGCAACAGATGACATGAGGTCAGGGCAGTTAGTCACTGTCTTTCGCAACGTCTTTATCAACACTTCAAGCTTTCCCGGGAGCAGACAAGCTGGGAAATCTTTCAAGCGAACATACGACAGAGAAGAAACTACCCTGTGCTGATCTCATTCTGAACTTCTGACCTTAAACCAACACTAaactttttacaaaatgtaaaagAACTGATTGCAGGCATTCTgctaaacatctccttttgacTTCCACAGATGAAAGTCATAGTGTGGACAGATGACAACCAACAGGAGTGAGAGATGTGAGGGCAAAAATAAAAGagctaaaacacacacaaaaagaaatgcctcaaaaacacattttccagCAGTCAGCAGTATTTTCATGGAGGACTGTTCTGGATGGTGGAAAAAGTCAGGTCGGTCCAGAACACATTACTTGAGTTTTGCATGCACTTGTGGAGCCGTGTGCCAACAGAGGCATTTTCTCCCTCAGCCTCCGTGACCTAAAAACCACTGCGATACGAAACGAGAGAGAGATTGTGGGTACGCAGATCATTCTAGCTGTCATATTGACCTTCCTGAAAATTGCTTGCTTTAACATTTCATATAAGCTAACCAAAAGTCGTACTGGGTCCGGCAGGCGCTGTCTGAACCTGAGCTGATTTCTGATTTCTGCAGCTCCTGACACGCTTGAAGGAATACtttatccaaaaatgaaaaaagttcatttactcatcctcatgttattccaaaccctttacaactttcattttttcatAGAACAGAAAAGGAGAAGTTTAGAGAAATGCTGATTAAAGGTGAATGGTGACCATGTGTTGAGAAAAAATGGACCGTGCAAGTTTTGtgctacagtacagtccaaaagtttggaaccactaagatttttaatgtttttaaaagaagtttcgtctgctcaccaaggctacatttatttaattaaaaatacagtaaaaaaaaaaacagtaatattgtgaaatattattacaatttaaaataactgttttctatttgaatatatttcacaaagtaatttattcctgtgatgacaaagctgaattttcagcatcattactccagtcttcagtgtcacatgatccttcagaaatcattcta from Megalobrama amblycephala isolate DHTTF-2021 linkage group LG7, ASM1881202v1, whole genome shotgun sequence harbors:
- the sh3pxd2aa gene encoding SH3 and PX domain-containing protein 2A isoform X5; protein product: MQFRTVLDVKVVDVEKRRNPSKHYVYLINVTYSDSTSHVIYRRYSKFFDLQMQILDKFPIEGGQKDPKKRIIPFLPGKILFRRSHVRDVAMKRLRFIDDYCRALVRLPPQISQSEEVLRFFETKPDDINPPVEDYGSKRKSVWMYGLQDSPTKSEASGLDSSEPMVLEQYVVVANYERQENSEISLKAGETVDVIEKSESGWWFVSTAEEQGWVPATYLDSQSGTRDDLDLGTSRSGEEEKYVTVQPYSSQGKDEIGFEKGVTVEVIQKNLEGWWYIRYQGKEGWAPASYLKKLKDDLSPRKKTLTGPVEIIGNIMEISNLLNKKAVSEKDIQTDGEATTPERHISKSEISLPIPYAPEAGVAPTVVTGLGMNSGSSAALQENKSRAEPGSPAIARVAPHRVEIGFDAIGSPNLRQKPPPRRDANLAFQLPKPPEAPTVEAEYYTIAEFQSSISDGISFRGGQKADVIEKNSGGWWYVQIGDMEGWAPCSYIDKRKKPNLSRRTSTLTRPKVPPPAPPVKKQDSEESPSLCGSASKASESPTQRVYEEPEYDVPAIGFDSELDSNPPKQKSNNSPKPEPRKFVIKSNPAAAERIAQAGKASPLLKVMTSPLRKRNSLEDVNREEVIYENEGFRFSSDDFASGCDSDTPRSLTLGRKPFGSSSGGGKPHRKVTPDLSRSHSLGRAERHSPKSSSDESGRNPKREPVMRKDVEIRIGQSPLARPKPVVRPKPLLTKSEPQSPERMDISSLRRQLRPTGSLRQGAVRAVRGEDSETASVVSSEDSNSSRSTSDLSSIYSKGSRGGESDHESVLYRTTDAYERAQESEVSFPAGVEVEVLEKQESGWWYVRWGNDEGWAPTFYLEPVKHTHDVSVQESRDGPLVDLSSTNKSNSLEKNEQRVQALNNLNQQNLRSMSNPSPPIPSKPPGGFSKPNAMLNGSGVRMRNGVRQAAVRPQSVFVSPPQPLKDTNIHTGSLRRNESLGAGDHLRSTGVRRNSSFTAVRPQPATDVRVRAGTTITAPVGSSSPLIAQRNGIPISTVRPKPIEKTHLIHNNLREVYVSIADYRGDEETMGFSEGTSLEVLEKNPNGWWYCQVLDGLQGRKGWVPSNYLERKK
- the sh3pxd2aa gene encoding SH3 and PX domain-containing protein 2A isoform X8, with the translated sequence MQFRTVLDVKVVDVEKRRNPSKHYVYLINVTYSDSTSHVIYRRYSKFFDLQMQILDKFPIEGGQKDPKKRIIPFLPGKILFRRSHVRDVAMKRLRFIDDYCRALVRLPPQISQSEEVLRFFETKPDDINPPVEDYGSKRKSVWMYGLQDSPTKSEASGLDSSEPMVLEQYVVVANYERQENSEISLKAGETVDVIEKSESGWWFVSTAEEQGWVPATYLDSQSGTRDDLDLGTSRSGEEEKYVTVQPYSSQGKDEIGFEKGVTVEVIQKNLEGWWYIRYQGKEGWAPASYLKKLKDDLSPRKKTLTGPVEIIGNIMEISNLLNKKAVSEKDIQTDGEATTPERHISKSEISLPIPYAPEAGVAPTVVTGLGMNSGSSAALQENKSRAEPGSPAIARVAPHRVEIGSPNLRQKPPPRRDANLAFQLPKPPEAPTVEAEYYTIAEFQSSISDGISFRGGQKADVIEKNSGGWWYVQIGDMEGWAPCSYIDKRKKPNLSRRTSTLTRPKVPPPAPPVKKQDSEESPSLCGSASKASESPTQRVYEEPEYDVPAIGFDSELDSNPPKQKSNNSPKPEPRKFVIKSNPAAAERIAQAGKASPLLKVMTSPLRKRNSLEDVNREEVIYENEGFRFSSDDFASGCDSDTPRSLTLGRKPFGSSSGGGKPHRKVTPDLSRSHSLGRAERHSPKSSSDESGRNPKREPVMRKDVEIRIGQSPLARPKPVVRPKPLLTKSEPQSPERMDISSLRRQLRPTGSLRQGAVRAVRGEDSETASVVSSEDSNSSRSTSDLSSIYSKGSRGGESDHESVLYRTTDAYERAQESEVSFPAGVEVEVLEKQESGWWYVRWGNDEGWAPTFYLEPVKHTHDVSVQESRDGPLVDLSSTNKSNSLEKNEQRVQALNNLNQQNLRSMSNPSPPIPSKPPGGFSKPNAMLNGSGVRMRNGVRQAAVRPQSVFVSPPQPLKDTNIHTGSLRRNESLGAGDHLRSTGVRRNSSFTAVRPQPATDVRVRAGTTITAPVGSSSPLIAQRNGIPISTVRPKPIEKTHLIHNNLREVYVSIADYRGDEETMGFSEGTSLEVLEKNPNGWWYCQVLDGLQGRKGWVPSNYLERKK
- the sh3pxd2aa gene encoding SH3 and PX domain-containing protein 2A isoform X3; amino-acid sequence: MQFRTVLDVKVVDVEKRRNPSKHYVYLINVTYSDSTSHVIYRRYSKFFDLQMQILDKFPIEGGQKDPKKRIIPFLPGKILFRRSHVRDVAMKRLRFIDDYCRALVRLPPQISQSEEVLRFFETKPDDINPPVEDYGSKRKSGLDSSEPMVLEQYVVVANYERQENSEISLKAGETVDVIEKSESGWWFVSTAEEQGWVPATYLDSQSGTRDDLDLGTSRSGEVTKRRKAHLKRLDRRWTLGGIVNRQQSREEKYVTVQPYSSQGKDEIGFEKGVTVEVIQKNLEGWWYIRYQGKEGWAPASYLKKLKDDLSPRKKTLTGPVEIIGNIMEISNLLNKKAVSEKDIQTDGEATTPERHISKSEISLPIPYAPEAGVAPTVVTGLGMNSGSSAALQENKSRAEPGSPAIARVAPHRVEIGFDAIGSPNLRQKPPPRRDANLAFQLPKPPEAPTVEAEYYTIAEFQSSISDGISFRGGQKADVIEKNSGGWWYVQIGDMEGWAPCSYIDKRKKPNLSRRTSTLTRPKVPPPAPPVKKQDSEESPSLCGSASKASESPTQRVYEEPEYDVPAIGFDSELDSNPPKQKSNNSPKPEPRKFVIKSNPAAAERIAQAGKASPLLKVMTSPLRKRNSLEDVNREEVIYENEGFRFSSDDFASGCDSDTPRSLTLGRKPFGSSSGGGKPHRKVTPDLSRSHSLGRAERHSPKSSSDESGRNPKREPVMRKDVEIRIGQSPLARPKPVVRPKPLLTKSEPQSPERMDISSLRRQLRPTGSLRQGAVRAVRGEDSETASVVSSEDSNSSRSTSDLSSIYSKGSRGGESDHESVLYRTTDAYERAQESEVSFPAGVEVEVLEKQESGWWYVRWGNDEGWAPTFYLEPVKHTHDVSVQESRDGPLVDLSSTNKSNSLEKNEQRVQALNNLNQQNLRSMSNPSPPIPSKPPGGFSKPNAMLNGSGVRMRNGVRQAAVRPQSVFVSPPQPLKDTNIHTGSLRRNESLGAGDHLRSTGVRRNSSFTAVRPQPATDVRVRAGTTITAPVGSSSPLIAQRNGIPISTVRPKPIEKTHLIHNNLREVYVSIADYRGDEETMGFSEGTSLEVLEKNPNGWWYCQVLDGLQGRKGWVPSNYLERKK